In Enoplosus armatus isolate fEnoArm2 chromosome 12, fEnoArm2.hap1, whole genome shotgun sequence, the DNA window TGTATGTGAGGGATCCTCAATGAAGCCCAGGTTTTTAAAGAGCCTGTAGGAGACCACGTTCTCCTCCCCCTATGAAGCCGCACACTGGGTAGCCCTGAGCGTAGAGTTTCTTGTCCACTGTGCTGACCTGCACTTTGGCATAGCCTTTCCCTCTGTGCTCTGGTAGAGTGTACATCAGCCCCATGGCACACAACGCATCGGTCAGGATCCAGGACACGGGCTTTGCTTCTGCGTCCAGCACGGAGCAGGAGGGGTTTGCGATGTTGCGGATCATCCTGACAGTCTCCCCGTTCTTCCCAAACTTTCATGACTGACAGAAATAATGAAGTTATTTCTTTTAATGGAAAAGCTATTaacaaatgtgtgaaactgactttggtatttgtatttcttttgagttctgagaaaatgtatttaaacaggATTAAAGATTTCAGATTTTAACAAGCAGTTGATAAGTATGTTTATACAGTGTTCTTAGAATAGAGGGTCTCTGTTCCCTTATGATATGAATCCCCAATCATCCCAGCTCTTACTAATTTCTCCTTTCttagtaaatgttttttttttttttttttacaagcacTTTGCTCTCACAGGGTGGCCATATAATCATGTGGATATTGTAATGGCACTAAGGTACTGATCTTTGCACTCATAAGTTTTTGTGGTGAAGGAATAAAATGGTGGCATATCTTTCTCAGATCACTAAATGGTATGCATAACAATGGGAGGATGTTGAACACATTGAGAGAAAAGATAATGAAATTCAAAGCAAAGCTAAATTCACACCTCAAAGGCAACACTGCAAAAATCACGTTTAACAGACTATCAGGTGTCCAGGTATCACAGCTGCCTCTCCATTGTTATATTTGTCATTGAGTGATGTAGTAATCGTGTTATCATCCTATAGCAAAttcctaaataaaaaaaatactgaggAGTAATTGGAGTGGAGATCAGTGCAACAATACCGTGATAGAATTTCAATGGCTACAGGGTCATTATGTAAGAGCAATTttgctattaaaaaaaacagaacaagagTTTATTCAAGAGACAATGAAAAGAGGATAAGTGCTTATTGCCAAGAGAAGGTACCTGGTCCAATCAATAACAGGTCTTCCTTATGGTCTCCCCTAGAACAGCCTCATCATTTGCAAAAACCAGTGTGTCTTTGAACAGATCACCCTTCTGTCAGAAAAACTAGATGTGAAGATgcagaaatacaaaagaaaaacgAGACTTGATTTAATACAGATAGATCTGGAGTTACCTGTTCATATTGTGGTTTGCAGACAATAACATTGAACTCTGGCCATCTGTCCACTAAAACCTTTACAGGGTCTGATCTGACTGTTTCTGAGGACCAAATAACCATAAAccttaaaaatgaaatacatagtAATCCAAAGAATGCTTCCATCAGCTATTAAGGAAgtgaatatattatatatgtgttGTCAAGCAAACCAAAAAAGAATAGGCTGATATGGGTAGGAAATAGGCTATAGAATGTATTATATGATAAGTTATATATCACAGTAGATCTGACTGGACACACCTGTTGTGACCGAGGTAAATATCTTTTTAACTGGGTCTCAGTGAATTTCAGCTGCTCTCCAGTCAGTTCCACGGTCATTTCTGATGATATTTACACTCTGCAGTATTAATGAGAGTGTACCGAAGTCCAGTATACAGTCTGGGAACGCATGGAAGAGGTGTGGATAAACGCAAACTGAGGGGTCGGTCGTTTTTCTAGGCTGAAGTTCGCTTCCGATTCGCACTTTCAACACGAGCTGTGCGTTGGCTAAACTTTAGTATTTTCCACATTCTGTGTGGTCCAGTGTTATAGGTTACCACTTCTCAAATACTTTATGTAAACCAAGTTTCAGATTTGtgaaacctttatttttctttactatCTTTGTCATAATAGAAAAAGGGGTAATATCAGATGTTTCTCGAGAACATAGCCTATAAATTCACGTCCGAAAAGAACCTACTGTCCCTGAACTAGTCAAAGCTGGATAGGAAACACTGAGACCCTAAAGGGCTGTATTTGAACCTGGACTAATTTGCCACTGGGAACCTTTTGAAGCGTTGACAATAatgtgaaaaggaaaacatgcagggataaataaaagtataacaatgtctttattttggGGAACCATTGTTACTAATAATTGCATTGGTGTGTATACAATGAGGTagaggatatactgtatgtgtctatgAACATAATTTGGTAAATGTTCAGTGCTGACAGAAAGCAAAGCACGACCCAGCTCAATTTCATTTGGATCTCTCCTCTAAACACCTGTACTTATCATGAAAAGGTGAcattattgttgtattatttgGGTCAGTTAATGCCTCTTTCACTTACACCTCTTCATTACAGTACAGAGGGCGTATAAGATTTGTACTCTATAATGAACACATATTAAATTACACAATTTTAATTTACTTCCATTGCCTTTAAActtaacattaaaataacattttcattcaCTAGGACAAGTTATGTTTACCTGATAATGTGTCAGCTATACGTTGAAAGAATTGTTAGAAATCAATGGTTACAAAATCAAAAGTTGAACTCAAACCATACCGCCCTGTATGAGGGATCATCAATGAAGCCCAGGTTTTTAAAGAGCCTGTAGGAGACTGCATTCTCCTCCTCTATGAAGACGTACACTGGGTATCCCTGAGCGTGGAGTCTCTTGGCCATGGTGCTGACCAGCACTTTGGCATAGCCTTTCCCTCTGTGCTCGGGCAGAGTGTACAGCAGCCCCATGGCACAGTAATCATACACCAGAATCCAGGCCACCGGCTGACCCTGGCCGTCAGTGATGCAGCATGACGGGAAGTTGTTGATGAggttattaatgttattgtaTCCCTTTGCATTCCCTCCAAACTTCCAGGTTTTATTCACCAAGTCAACGTGGGTGAGGTTCAGAGATGTAATCCTTGATTCAAGCTCACTGTAGAGAAAAAGATCATGAAAACCTTTCATCTGAGTGGAGAAACaatgttattttacttttagcAGATTTAAGTGAAGTATGTACACATATCCTTTAAggtacattttaattttctgacTATACCTGTCAACTGCTGGTGTGAGCAGATGGCTGCTGTCTGGCAAGTACAGAAGATGCACCGAAGTGTAGCCCCTGTTGTTGACTTCTCTGTCAGAAGACACTTCTTTGAGCAGGGGGGCATGGGAAATGTCAAACCCTGTACGACAAAAATGATTCAcaattgtatttgttttttgagtCGACTGACAATTAACCTGTGTTGTGAAGTCCCATTATGATAATATTGCTTGTACACAACTTTCGATGAGCACTCTCCTCGGTGCCCTGAACTCACCTCCAATTAGGAAATTAGTGCTCCAGTCAATGGCATTCTCTTCTGCCAGCATTTTCCTTAAAATCTGTTCATCCATGCTGTAGTATGTCACCTTTTTCATGAACTCCAGGGCGCGCTTGTTCTGTGAGGTAAACACAAAATTTAGCAATAACGTGTCATACACGACTTTGGTAACGCTACAACGTGTCCAATTCTCCAATGGGTCATGAACTCACCTTAGGGTCAGGTCGGCAAATGATCACTTTAAAATCAGGCCATGTGTCAACAACTATCTCCAGTGTAGTTGGTTTGTTCCTGTTAATACCGAATAGGTAACCGTATACCTAAAAACACGACCAATTTAGAGCTATACTGGCTTAAAAGCAGAAAGACACTGCGACTGCATGCTGACATATGGAGGAACGTATTCCTACCTTCAAACTCTTGGGTAAGTGTTTTAGCAGAACTCCTTCAGCGATCTGTAGTTCGTCTTTGTTTAGGACCTTCATGTTTGCTAAGTGAAGCTTGGTTAATGATTAAGTTTATCCTTCTTGTTGGTTTAAACGGATCTGTTCCACTAAATGATTTCAAGAGTTCAGCCTTTATAAATCATTAACGGTCACGTTTACCGTATATCTCAGAATGAGACTGTAATGTCGACTCATCATGAAAATACTAggccacttcctgtttgaagtttaaaagtaaaagctctgttttttactgtctttttatgccaaagtgtttgtgtgattatttACTGACCcaaataaatgttatatttaaacaaaaagcTGTATTGGTGATTCTGTAGTGCTGTGGCCGTAGAAGCATCCGCTTTTaataatcaaaaataaaatccgGGAATTTAAGGGAAGGTAATATATAGATTtttttgaaatgattgaatATGCACTATTTTGTTACAGATGCCAGCTCatattttgtgtaaaatgtgttaaaagtcTACACTGAAGTGATtgaaaaagctaaataaataatgagtGAAATTATTACTTTATCAATCCTCAAAAGGATTCATATTAAGTCGAACCAAGTATCACgaagagaaatgttttgttttttttaatctgtggtaattattatttatgaaaaTGCCGTTTTTCCTTCCTAATTTGTACCTTTCACAGGATCCATACCCTTATTGGCAGATGTCAGatgatagaaaaacacacaaacaaacttttctgTACTCTTtccaaaagtaataaaaaacagcaaaagccTGATACCTAAATGCatttaccacacagacacattcattaaAGTTCACATGCTactttaatttttatttcattttaaaacagcattgtgtttttaataggcTAATCAACAGTTCAGTACAcaattatttgttatttgcttGGATTAGTGATAATGCATTAAAAACGTTGCTCCTCTAAAAGTGAATGTTCCTCTAGCTTGCTTTACTGCATAGGTTATTTTGATATCTGAAAAACTGTGACTTTCAAAGGTTATTCAATCTAGCATACAGTGAAGTAGCATAGGCAGAACATAGTAATACTTTTGTGGTTTGtatacaggaaaaaaacatattactcTGCATGAAGGTTATTCTGCAAATGATGCAAACACTGAAGATGTCCCACGTAGTTCTCTTTTTAGCATTTCTCATCCAACAGCCTGATGTCATTAAGCCATGGGCGGCTCcacactgtaaatgtgcatgtgtaaggctgaggaagaaaaagttCAGAACACATATCATAAGTAAAACAACTTATAGCATTGAATCTTTGAGATAATATACACATAGTCAAAGATTGACatagcatttttttattttcttaagaGTACATGATGAACTTAATATCTTCTCTTAAAGCATTGTAGAAAAAAATGATCCCCATTCCCCATTTTAAATTATGATAATTACTTCATGATCAGATTTCAGTAGAGTAATTCAACTGTTTCCTCTTTCAAGAGACTATCATTATTAAAGATTGAATCATTTGTTAAACTTAGTCATCTGGTTTTCACACACCAAAAAAAGCACATGATTTATTAGACACCCCGTGTGATCATAAGATCATAGTTTGGTATGGTGTTATTGGTAGAGGTTGCTAGCAAGTTCCCTTTGCTTCACTCTACTCTGTCGAGGTCCAACTTCTCTCTTCACAATCTGATAGTTTGTGGTCTAGCCTACTcttggagagagaaaacatagTGTCTAATAACTCCCAAtggcaaaaataaaatttaagGTTCTCCCAGTTCTATCTGCAGGGAGGGGACTGGAGTAGAGATGAAGCCTCAGTAAAGGGAGCATTGTGACATTGTTACTTGTGAAACAGTGTTTGTAGTCCCTTAATAAAGCCATTACCTGAGCCTTTTCTGGGTCTTGCTGGTGGGTGGCACACAGTTCAATTGCCCTGTCCTTTCTGCAAGGGGTCTTCGCCATTCTCACAGTGATGCTGTACTTGGCGCCAGCAACCACCTGTAAGAAGGAGAGGGTGGGTCGTGGAAATACTGATCATGGTAAACCTTAATGACAAAGCACTATAGCAATCATACAGCAAATTTCACGACAATACAAAATCAAGGCTGAAACTGACACCCATTACATTCCAGACAAGTTTGACCTTAAATGAACACATACCCCAAATATTATCACTTGCTATTACCAACTTATCCTTTAGTCAGTCAAATACACAAATGATCTGGTGCAGTTACATGTTAGCCCTCTTTTGTAGTTTCAAGAAGGGCATTAAATTACTGTAAAATGACTACAAATGACCTTAAGAACAGGTTTCCAGCTCATTTATTTACTTGGACCCATGTTACAGAGACAGGGAAACGTTACATCCGTTAAGGATGAACGGGACAAGAGGGGATCTTATAGGATTATGGTGTATTCAAAAGAGACAAACGTTATTTCACTACCAACCCTTAGCACACGGTATGTAAATAAGTAGATAAATCACTGTATATGCCTACAGGCATGTTGTAGTGACTTCAGGTAGTTTGGGAGCCATTAATATGTAAATTAGGCGTCAAGGCCTAAATTACTGTAACTGTTGATGGCTGCTAACAGCGCGACCTACATTTAAACTGGATTATCTTGATTTCACAAGCTAGGTAGCTTTCCGTTTAATTATAACAAAGTCTGTAGACATTCACAAGTCCTAATTAAAGGTCACTAACCTGTCTCTGAACCTTGACCACCTCTGCCACTTGGCTGAGGTATATGTCGTTGTTGCCGCTGTTGTGTCGCACGACGGCGAAGTCCAGGGCATTTCGCGCCCCTTCATCATTCATATCTATGTCGTTGTAGCCCCCTACCATACCACCCAACCCGACGGCGACAACCGCCGCAAGAACAGTAAAGACAATCTTCAACATCATGTTTCTGTGGCTGCCGACtcaacacagcaaaacaacagcCCGACGGTTCCTCTCCCTATTATATAAACTACGACGTCACGGCTGCTTGGTACTCCGGGAGTGGCACatcctgcagccaatcaccgACCTCTGCAACGtaaccccaccccaccccactcctcctcctcctcctcttcccctgaTTTGGGTTTTCGCTTCACCAGCCCAGACGCGAGTATGTTCGTTTTTTACACC includes these proteins:
- the LOC139294017 gene encoding glycine N-acyltransferase-like protein 3, which encodes MKVLNKDELQIAEGVLLKHLPKSLKVYGYLFGINRNKPTTLEIVVDTWPDFKVIICRPDPKNKRALEFMKKVTYYSMDEQILRKMLAEENAIDWSTNFLIGGFDISHAPLLKEVSSDREVNNRGYTSVHLLYLPDSSHLLTPAVDSELESRITSLNLTHVDLVNKTWKFGGNAKGYNNINNLINNFPSCCITDGQGQPVAWILVYDYCAMGLLYTLPEHRGKGYAKVLVSTMAKRLHAQGYPVYVFIEEENAVSYRLFKNLGFIDDPSYRAVWFEFNF
- the cst3 gene encoding cystatin C (amyloid angiopathy and cerebral hemorrhage), whose product is MMLKIVFTVLAAVVAVGLGGMVGGYNDIDMNDEGARNALDFAVVRHNSGNNDIYLSQVAEVVKVQRQVVAGAKYSITVRMAKTPCRKDRAIELCATHQQDPEKAQPYTCTFTVWSRPWLNDIRLLDEKC